GATAATACCTTTTACCATATCAGAAGAAACCCCAAAAGTCGGTGGACATTCTGATGCATCTAACACGCCAAGACGGCCACTTGTCCCTGCGCCAATATAAATTAACCGTCCACCAGTCTGAAATGCCTGAACAATTTTCTCAACAGCTTGGGCAATATACGGCAAACATTTTTCAACAGCCACAGCAACGTGCTTATCTTCACGATTTATTAACGTAACCAATTCTAATGCTGACATTTTATCTATCTGCATTGAACTTGGATTTCTCTGCTCTGTAATTAATTGGGCTAAACTATCAAGTAGGTTCTGCTCTGCCATTTTTATATCTCGCTATATTTGAAAAATTTGAAATCAAAGGAAATTAAGGGTAAGGAAAAATTGCCCCTAAACTGACCGCTTGTGTCGCACCTGTAACACTTGGCACATTCCCTGCTAAGCTATTCATACGTTGATAAGCTAACCACGCAAACGCTGCAGATTCCACATCATCTGCATTTATACCATATTGAGTAGTTGTACTAACAGACCAATTTGGCATCAACGCTTTTATTCGTTCCATCAATAACGGATTTCTTGCCCCTCCACCACAAACAAGCAATAAACAAGGTAAATTCAGCTGACTAACTATTTTTGTTAAATCATTTGCAATACTTTGAGCAGTAAATTCCACTAAAGTAGTTTGTACATCAACGGCCTGTAACACTTCGCCATTACAAGCGGTAACTTTAGCAAGTTTTTTTTCGAGCCACGACAAATTAAACTGCTCACGTCCTGTACTTTTAGGTGGTAACAGTGTGAAAAAAGGATCATCTAACAGTTCCGCTAATAATTCACGTTTCATATTGCCCTGCTTTGCCCATTCTGCATCTTTATCAAACGGCTTTCCCTGATGCTTTTCGATCCAACTGTCTAATAACGTATTGCCAGCCCCAATATCATAGCCAATTACATTTTGGTTAGGGATCAATAATGATACATTACTTATCCCACCAATATTTACCACTGCAACAATCCGTTTTGGATCAGCGAATAATGCTTGATGAAAAGCAGGTACAAGCGGAGCTCCTTGACCGCCAAATGCCATATCTTTACGACGAAAATCGCCAACAACGGTAATTCTCGTTTTTGCCGCAACCAGATTCATATCACCTAATTGCATTGTAAAAGGAAAATATCCCTGTGGTGCGTGCCAAATTGTTTGTCCGTGGCAACCAATAGCTCGAATGTTCTCGGGTAGCACATTATGCTTTTTAAGAAACTGGTTAATGCTATTAGCGTAGAGAAGACCTAAACGATGATCAAGCTCACCTAATTTTTGTAAAGTTACTTCACCTGATTTAACTAATTGGGAGAGTTCACCTCGTAGATCTTCTGGTATTGGCATCACTTCTGCCTTCAATAATTTTGGTGATTGGCTAAAATCCATTAACGCAATATCGACTCCATCAAGGCTCGTTCCAGACATTACACCAATATAAAGCGAAGGATTACAAGCGGTGAGATTAACACGATTATTTGTCATTTTTTACCTCTTTTATCCATAAAGTTGCCTGTTGTAAATCTTCCTGCCAATGATGTAATTGTGCTACCCAATGTTCAATATTCTCTGCCCAGAAAATGCCATTATCTGTTTGAGCAAGTTGAGCAATCTGTTGCAATCGTTTTAATCCAACTGAAGCAAATGCACCTTTAATTTTATGAGCCTCGTCTACAATGATTTTTCGCTGCCGTTCATCATCTATGTTTCCTTGTTGCCACTGCTGAAAATAAGCCTGCAAATTATTGAGATAATCAGGCATTAGTTGCGCAAAAAGCTCTAAATTTGCTAACACGGCATTTACCCCCATTACATCTACGAGTTCACCAAGCATTAAACAGTCAAAAGGTAAATCCTGCTCGGAAATAAATTCAGCAAGCGGTCGATTTTCAAAAGAATTTTCCAAAAATCCCTCATCAAAATAATAATTTAAGCATCTCGCTAATGCTTCTAGTGAAAGAGGCTTACGTAATACATCGTCCATACCTTGCTGTTCATATTCAGCTTTAGTTTGAATAATATTTGCGGTCAATGCGACCAATAGCGGTAAATAATCGACCTTTCCTTCTTCATAACGTTTTCGTAGTTGCTGTGCAATTTCAAATCCTGTTGTATCAGGTAATTGAATATCCAATAAAATTAAATCATAACTATTTTCCTCAAATAGCTCAAAAGCCCTTGCACCACTCATTGCCACATCAACTTCACACCCAAATTTAGCCAACATAGCCTTAGCAACAACTATATTGACTTCAATATCTTCTACTAACAACACTCGCAATGCGTGCCGATTTAACGCTACCACATTTTGTGGTGCAACTTCATTGGCTTGAATGGTCAAAGTAAAAGTTGAGCCTTGGTTTAATTCGCTCTCAACCGTTAAATCTCCCCCCATTAGTTTAGCAATCCGCTTTGAAATGGCTAACCCAATGCCACTACCTGCGGCTTTTTTACCTTGACTATTTTCTGCTTGGTAGAACATCGCAAAAATTTTACGCTGTTCACTTTTTTGAATACCAATGCCTGTATCTCGTAGTTCAAAACTGAAATGATCATTATCCTTACGTTTTACATTTAGATAAATATCTCCCCCTGCGGGAGTAAATTTGACGGCATTACTGACCAAATTCCATAAGATTTGGCTTAAACGGGCATTATCAACATAAATAAAATGCGGTAAGTCTTGATCATAATGGATATGAAAATGGATATTCTTCTGTCCCGCCATTAAATTCGCAAAATGACTAATATTGCTAATCACCTGTGAAAACTCTATTTCCGAACGAAATAACTCAATCCGCCGACTGTCTATTTTTTCTAAGTCAATAATATCGCTAAAGATATGCCCTAAAGACACAGCACTAATGTTAATGGTTTTTAAATAATCTCGTTGTTGTTCGGATATTTCGCCTTCTAGTAGAATCTGACTTAAACCAATAATTCCATTTAACGGCGTTCGTAATTCGTGGCTGATCGTTGCCATTAATGTTGTTTTATCTCGACTATTTTTCTCTATCACAGATTGATAACGTTTGCGTTCGGTAACATCTCGTCCAAAGCCCATAATACAGTGTAGATCTTTTATCTGATCGTAATACGGCACTTTACGAATTTCAAAACAGGCTAATTTACCATTTGGATAGCGAATCCACTGCTCATAAGTAACACCCGTATTACTAATGAAAGTGTCGCTGTCCGTTGATAAAATTAAATTAGCTGTTTCAGGTGAATAAATATCGTGAGGAGTTAAATTTATTAGCTCTGTTTCGGATTTTCCTGTTAATAATTCCATTGCTCTATTACAGCCTAAAAATCGCCCCTTATCATCACGATAAAAAACTAAATCAGGGGAAGCATTAAAAAATGAGCGTAAAAATGAGGCTGTCTGATCCAATTCAACATTCAGTCGTGCATCATGTTCACGCAAAAGTGAAAGATCTTTTAATGAGGTTTCTAAACGAATACGAGAGCGTTCTAATTTTTCTACAACTAGATTAAAAAAATAGAGGGTAAAAGGGGCAGAAATTAAACCAAATACGATAGAACGAAAAATATCACTATGCGGAACTTCCCCTGTAAATAGTAAACTTAACACAGATTGTAAAATAATTGCAGATAACGAAAGAATGAAAAAACCAAATAATGCAGCCTTTACCTTACCTAACCGCAAGACCCAATTTACATAATTCTGCCCATAATATTTCAGATTTTTCATTTCTCTGCCCCTTTGTATGACGTTCTATATAAAATTAATCTCTGCCTATTACATTTTTTTAGGCTAATCTTACCGCTTGTTGGTGAATATATTTGTATTTATCGCCAATAAAATAGACAAATAATTGCGATAATCGCTACACACACCCCCATATAGTTGGCTTTATGCACTCTTTCTTTGAATAACAATGCTCCAACTAACGTTCCTAAACAAATCACTCCTAAATTCATTCCTGTAAATACAAGAGTGGGGTCATCTTTCATCGCTTGATGTGCTTTTAAATAAAATAGAATATTACCAAAGTTCAATGTTCCTAATAGCAAACCAACTAACACACTAGGAATATGCCATTGTGTACGCTTTAATAATAAAGTAATAAACATTACACAACCTGCACTAATAAAGGTAATCAATAGGGTTAAAGAAAATGCTTCGCCTGTTTTTGCCATTTGTTTAAATAAAATGTCAATGACTCCAAATCCAATCCAGACCAACAGTAAAATTAAAAATACTATTTTATTTACTTTTGCCATTTCGCTCTGGCTTTTCCACAATAAAAATCCTAATGCAATAAATGCCAAAACTAATGCAAATAATTTATGGGAAGTTACCGCTTCTCCAAACAAAGTAAAAGCCGCTAGAATAGGCAAAAATAATGAGAGCCGTTGTACAGCATCAGTACGCACAATACCTGCTAATTCAATAGCTTTCGCTTGAATTAAAAAAACCGTAGGTAATAAAATGCCCAATGCGAAAAAGAGATAAGAAGATGGGTTATTACTCACAATATCAACGACTGTTTGCCCTTTGAAATCGGGTTTCAATAAAAAATAACAGAATGCAACAGCAACTAAATAATTGACTGCAATACTCTGTGCAATCTTGATCTCTTTTTGATGAGCTATTTTTATCAATGCACCAACAGATACACTACATAAAATAGCTAAAACAAGTTCTAACATTTTTTCTCCTTTAATGTTTGAATAAAAAACAAGCACTAATCTTAATGTAATTTAGTGCTCTTATACCACCATTTTTATCATTATAATTTTCTAGCTCATTAAAATAGTCGAAAAATTTGCCTAAATCTTACCGCTTGTTAACGGCGAAACTCCTCATTATTACGAACTTGCTCAATAAGGATTAAAATAGCTGCATCCCCCCCCCACTCCCTTGGTGCTTGGTGTAAAGCTAACACTTTAGGGTGCTGAACAAGCCAACGAGGAATTTGATTTTTCAAAGCTCGTGTGCCGTATCCTGTCATAATACTTGCACAATGCACATTTTCACGCTCACAGGCTAAGATTAAACTTGCTAGCTCTTTTTTGGCTTGTTCACGGGTTAGTCCGTGTAGATCTAAAAAAAGCTCAGGGTGAAAATCTCCACGGCGTAATTGTTTGAGAATATAAGGATCAACATCTTCACGACGATAACGCACTTTTTCATTCTCTTCAGCTAAAAGCGGTTCATATTCATCAGAAAAATAGAATAACGTATCGGCGTGTTCTTTTTGTTCCCGAACTTCACTAATCTTTTTTCCTAGTACTGTTTTAGGTACAAAAGTATTCTGCTCAATTTTTTTTGTGCCTTTTATTGCATTTTGAAATAATGCTACATCATCATCTTGTTCTTTCATAATTTATCCCGTTAAATTTTATTACTAGCATTCTAACATAAAGGGAAATATGGTATAAATCTTCACAGTTTTATTAGCAAAGATTTATTCTGCTAACCGTAAAATTAAAATAGGATACCTATGTTTAAATATAACCTTGAATTACTTGACGATATAGCCCAATCTCCCGTTGAGCAAGATCTCAAAACCATTTTAGATATGATGCGTTGGGCATATAGTTATTTTAATGCGTCTGATATTTACTACGGACACGGGCACGACAATGCGTGGGATGAAGCTAATCAATTAGTCTTAAGCGCTTTAGCTCTGCCAGTTGATGTGCCAGAAAGTCTCTACCAATCACGTCTTACCGCTGTTGAAAAACAACGTATTATTGAAATGGTGCAACAACGCTTAGGACTACGCAAGCCTGTTGCTTATCTCACCCATAGTGCGTGGTTTTGTGGCTTAGATTTTTATGTTGATGAACGAGTAATTATTCCACGATCACCTATTGGCGAACTTATTCAGCAAGGCTTTACAGGGATTTTACGTACAGAACCTCACCGAATTTTAGATCTTTGTACAGGCAGTGGTTGTATTGCTATTGCTTGTGCTGAACGCTTTCCGAACGCAGAAATTGATGCTATTGATCTCTCAACTGATGCTCTCAATGTTGCTGAAATCAACATTGACCGCTATCAAATGGCAGAACGAGTCTTCCCGTTACAGTCAGATTTATTTAACCGATTACCACAAGATAAATATGATTTAATTATCACTAATCCACCTTATGTTGACCAAGAAGATCTTGACTCAATGCCTGAAGAATTTCAACACGAACCTGAGCTCGCTCTTGGCTCAGGCATTGATGGGCTAGAAATTACTAAACGTATTTTGGCACAATCCGCAGAATATCTGTCCGACAACGGTGTATTAGTTTGCGAAGTAGGTAACAGTATGGTTCATCTTATTGAGCAATTCCCTACCGTGCCATTTAACTGGCTTGAGTTCCAAAATGGCGGTTTGGGTGTTTTCAGCCTAACCCGAGAGCAATTACTTGCTCACCAAGCACTATTTAATTCGCAGTAAGCCTATCCAGCAAGCGGTTGATTCGCAAAATTTTTTGCAAAGAAACCGCTTATATCTCCTACATCAATTTAAAGCATAAATTTTTCTAATCCTCAGTATAAAAATAATTGAACAAAATATTGCACTCGCTTTACTTTTTCGGTATATCTACACCCAATATATTTTAGAAGAATAGCAAAAGGATATTTTATGCATCATCAATATGAATCAATGCGAAATAACATTCATATGTTAGGCGATTTTCTAGGGGAAACTATTTGCGATGCGCAAGGGAGCGATATTTTAGCGTTAATCGAAAATATTCGTAAACTTTCACGAGCATCTCGTGGCGGAGATGACACCGCCAGAAAACAATTACTCGATATTTTATCGACCATTTCAACCGAAAACGTCATTCCTGTTGCTCGAGCATTTAGCCATTTTCTTAATCTCACTAATATTGCTGAACAGTACCAAACTATTTCCCGTCATAATCAAGATCATTCATTAAGTGAACGATCGCTCGGAGCACTTTTTGCACGGTTAAAAGCACAACAAATGCCCGTAGGTAGAGTGCTAGAAGCCATTGATAAGTTGCTGATTGATCTTGTTCTAACCGCTCACCCAACAGAAGTTACTCGCCGTTCCTTAGTCCATAAACATGTTGAGATTAACCGTTGCCTGAGCCTACTTGAACACGATGATTTAACTGAACAGGAAAGCACCAAATACAAACGCCGTTTATTGCAACTAATTGCATTAGCATGGCATACAAATGAAATTCGAACCCAACGCCCAACGCCAGTCGATGAAGCCAAATGGGGAATGGCAGTAATTGAAAATAGTTTATGGCACGCTGTGCCTGAATTTTGTCGTCAAATCAATTTTCATTTAGAAAAACACTTCGGCGTGCAGTATTCGGTCTCGCTTTCTTCGGTGCGTTTTTCTTCATGGATGGGCGGAGATAGAGATGGTAACCCATTCGTTACTGCTGAAACAACTCGCCAAGTGCTACTGATGAACCGCTGGAAAGCCGCAGAACTATTTTTAAATGATATTCGAAATTTAACGGAAGAACTTTCCGTTGTGCAATGTACTCCTGAATTTCGAGAAAAATATGGCGGCAATTTAGAGCCCTACCGAGCAGTTATGCGATCTCTACGCACAAAATTGATCAAAACGGTTACCTATTACGGTGAATTGCTCGAAGGAAAACCTTCTACTATTCATTTACAAGAAATTTTGACACAAGATGAACAACTTTGGCAGCCTCTCTATGATTGCTACCAATCTTTAATACAATGTGGCGTGCGGATTATCGCTAATGGAGGATTATTAGATTGCCTGCGCCGAGTTCGTTGCTTTGGCTTAGGTCTAACTCGTTTAGACATCCGCCAAGAAAGCTCCCGACATACAATGGCGATTGCAGAAATTACTCGCTATATTGGCTTAGGCGACTACGCCCAATGGTCTGAAAAAGAGAAACAGACCTTTTTAATTCAAGAACTCCGCTCGCACCGCCCTTTAATCCCAACCAACTGGCAACCTAGTGCTGAAACAGCAGAGATTTTAGCAACAGCTCAAATCATTGCCAAACAACCAGAAGGTGCAATTTCTGCCTACATTATCTCAATGGCTCGTGAGGCCTCCGATGTGCTTGCCGTTCATCTATTACTCAAGGAAATGGGCTGTACTCAAAAAATTCCTGTATCTCCCTTATTTGAAACATTAGATGATCTCAACCGCTGTGAAAAAGTGATGAGTGAACTCTTTGAGATGGATTGGTATCGTGAAATCATTGATCACCAACAAATGATCATGATCGGCTACTCCGATTCAGCGAAAGATGCGGGTATGTTAGCGGCGTCTTGGGCACAATATCGAGCACAAGAAGCCTTAGTTAATCTCTGCAAAAAATTTGATATTGAACTTACGCTCTTTCACGGGCGTGGAGGTACAATTGGACGTGGCGGCGCACCTGCTCACGCTGCTCTACTTTCTCAGCCTCCTGGGTCATTAAAAAATGGTTTACGAGTAACCGAGCAAGGCGAAATGATTCGCTTTAAACTTGGTCTACCAGCTGTTGCCATTGAAAGCTTAGATCTTTACGCCAGTGCGATACTTGAAGCAAATCTTTTCCCGCCACCAGAACCAAAACCGCAATGGCGTGAAATAATGGATCAAAGTGCAGATATTTCCTGCCAATGCTATCGTCATATAGTACGAGATGAACCTAACTTCGTACCTTATTTCCGCAGTGCTACCCCTGAACTAGAATTATCAAAATTACCTTTAGGCTCTCGCCCTGCCAAACGTAACCCGAATGGCGGTGTTGAAAGTTTAAGAGCAATTCCGTGGATATTTGCCTGGATGCAAAACCGCTTAATGCTGCCTGCGTGGTTAGGTGCTGGTCAAGCGTTACAACAATTAATTGAACAAGGAAATTATCCCCTATTGAAAGAGATGTGCGAACAATGGCCATTTTTCTCTACCCGTATTGGTATGTTAGAAATGGTCTTCAGCAAAACTGATTTATGGCTTGCCGAACATTACGATCAACGTCTCGTGGCACAGCAACTACACTATTTAGGTAACACCTTACGTAGCCAACTACAAAAGGATATCAAAACCGTTTTATCTCTCGCTCACGAAGGACAATTAATGGCGGATCTTCCATGGATTGCAGATTCTATCGCCTTACGCAATATTTATACCGACCCGCTCAATCTTCTGCAAGTTGAACTTCTATACCGCTTACGTAAACAAGGAGAAATAACCGATCCAGCTCTTGAACAGGCTTTAATGATTACCATTACAGGTATTGCTGCGGGAATGAGGAATACCGGCTGATTACAAATTCTTTAGATAAACAGACCGCTTGTAATACTCAACAAGCGGTCTGTTTATTCAAAATTTTGCACTTTTATTACTAATAAACCACTTTTATCTTCCATTCATTCTTTATTGAAATTTTTTAACTATTTTATAAAAACGAATGAACTTTATGATAAATAACTAGTCTGATTAAGTGCTAAATGCTTAAACTCAAATAGCAAAGTTTTTTTCATTTCCTTAGGTAAGACCTCCTCCCGATACTATTACCCTTTTGGTATCGGGCTTTTTTATACCTATTACTTTTAAATAATTTCTTATACCAAGACTATTTTTATATAGTCAGAAATAACAAAAAATATAAACTAGAAAAGCACTCAAAAGATAGTAAAAAAATCCCACTGTTTTTCTAAAAACAATGGGATAATTTAGTTAACTATCATAACGAGTGCTTAACGACAGCGGTTGCCACTCTTGCATTTCTTGCATTATTTCTTGGTTCTTACGAACAGCCCCACCAAAACTATCCGCACCTAAATAGATACGAAGTGGTGGATTTTCTGCTTCTGCTAACTCAATCAATGCCGCTGCTGCTTTCTCAGGATCACCACTTTGATTTTGATGTAAACCACGATATGCTTGCTCATATTGACGAACACTACTATACTCATTTAACGGATGTTCCGGGAAACGAGCCGAACCTCCAAGGAAATTTGTGCGTAGTCCTCCCGGACAAACTGCAATAGAACGCACATTAAAATCTCTGCCTTCATAATCCACGGCTTCACTTAACATAATAACAGCGGCTTTCGTTGCACTATAAATTGCTTGTCCAGGTGCAGTTGTACTTCCCGAAATTGAAGATATATTGAGAAAACGACCGCTCTTTTGCTGGCGATAAACTGCCATCACTGCTCGAATAACATTCATCATACCGAATACATTAATATCGAAATTATCACGTATTTCTTTGTCTGAAAGCTCTTCAATAGCTCCAACTTGGATATAACCCGCATTATTTACTGTTACATCAATTCGACCAAATGTACTTAAAATATCAGCTATACCACGCTGAATATCAATTTCATCTGTGATTTTCATTGTAATTGGTAAAAAATTCTCGCCTGAATAGCCTACAGCAATTTTCAATTTTTCAACATCTCTTGTAGTAGCTGCCACACGGTAACCCTGTGCAAGTAATGTCTTAACCGTTGTTAAACCTAAGCCACTGGAAGCCCCCGTAACTAACCATACTTTATTATTTGTCATAACTTTCCTTTATCTCATTAAAGAGCAATTCTATTTTTAATGACTTAATTGCCCTAAAAAAGCATAATTTAGTAATATTTATGTTAATAATTAATCATTTTGCGCTTCAAGTTTTGCTAAAATCTCTTTTAATTCTGAAGATAAGCTTTGCTCTTCTTCAAAAGCATTCCACAATGCATCTTGAGATAGCACGCTATAATTTCCATTGGTTTCTAACGGTAACTCATCCTCACTCATTTCATATAGTTCAATCCATTTTGGATTTGAATAAAAT
This portion of the Vespertiliibacter pulmonis genome encodes:
- a CDS encoding anhydro-N-acetylmuramic acid kinase gives rise to the protein MTNNRVNLTACNPSLYIGVMSGTSLDGVDIALMDFSQSPKLLKAEVMPIPEDLRGELSQLVKSGEVTLQKLGELDHRLGLLYANSINQFLKKHNVLPENIRAIGCHGQTIWHAPQGYFPFTMQLGDMNLVAAKTRITVVGDFRRKDMAFGGQGAPLVPAFHQALFADPKRIVAVVNIGGISNVSLLIPNQNVIGYDIGAGNTLLDSWIEKHQGKPFDKDAEWAKQGNMKRELLAELLDDPFFTLLPPKSTGREQFNLSWLEKKLAKVTACNGEVLQAVDVQTTLVEFTAQSIANDLTKIVSQLNLPCLLLVCGGGARNPLLMERIKALMPNWSVSTTTQYGINADDVESAAFAWLAYQRMNSLAGNVPSVTGATQAVSLGAIFPYP
- a CDS encoding ATP-binding protein yields the protein MKNLKYYGQNYVNWVLRLGKVKAALFGFFILSLSAIILQSVLSLLFTGEVPHSDIFRSIVFGLISAPFTLYFFNLVVEKLERSRIRLETSLKDLSLLREHDARLNVELDQTASFLRSFFNASPDLVFYRDDKGRFLGCNRAMELLTGKSETELINLTPHDIYSPETANLILSTDSDTFISNTGVTYEQWIRYPNGKLACFEIRKVPYYDQIKDLHCIMGFGRDVTERKRYQSVIEKNSRDKTTLMATISHELRTPLNGIIGLSQILLEGEISEQQRDYLKTINISAVSLGHIFSDIIDLEKIDSRRIELFRSEIEFSQVISNISHFANLMAGQKNIHFHIHYDQDLPHFIYVDNARLSQILWNLVSNAVKFTPAGGDIYLNVKRKDNDHFSFELRDTGIGIQKSEQRKIFAMFYQAENSQGKKAAGSGIGLAISKRIAKLMGGDLTVESELNQGSTFTLTIQANEVAPQNVVALNRHALRVLLVEDIEVNIVVAKAMLAKFGCEVDVAMSGARAFELFEENSYDLILLDIQLPDTTGFEIAQQLRKRYEEGKVDYLPLLVALTANIIQTKAEYEQQGMDDVLRKPLSLEALARCLNYYFDEGFLENSFENRPLAEFISEQDLPFDCLMLGELVDVMGVNAVLANLELFAQLMPDYLNNLQAYFQQWQQGNIDDERQRKIIVDEAHKIKGAFASVGLKRLQQIAQLAQTDNGIFWAENIEHWVAQLHHWQEDLQQATLWIKEVKNDK
- a CDS encoding EamA/RhaT family transporter, with translation MLELVLAILCSVSVGALIKIAHQKEIKIAQSIAVNYLVAVAFCYFLLKPDFKGQTVVDIVSNNPSSYLFFALGILLPTVFLIQAKAIELAGIVRTDAVQRLSLFLPILAAFTLFGEAVTSHKLFALVLAFIALGFLLWKSQSEMAKVNKIVFLILLLVWIGFGVIDILFKQMAKTGEAFSLTLLITFISAGCVMFITLLLKRTQWHIPSVLVGLLLGTLNFGNILFYLKAHQAMKDDPTLVFTGMNLGVICLGTLVGALLFKERVHKANYMGVCVAIIAIICLFYWR
- the smrB gene encoding endonuclease SmrB, encoding MKEQDDDVALFQNAIKGTKKIEQNTFVPKTVLGKKISEVREQKEHADTLFYFSDEYEPLLAEENEKVRYRREDVDPYILKQLRRGDFHPELFLDLHGLTREQAKKELASLILACERENVHCASIMTGYGTRALKNQIPRWLVQHPKVLALHQAPREWGGDAAILILIEQVRNNEEFRR
- the prmB gene encoding 50S ribosomal protein L3 N(5)-glutamine methyltransferase; protein product: MFKYNLELLDDIAQSPVEQDLKTILDMMRWAYSYFNASDIYYGHGHDNAWDEANQLVLSALALPVDVPESLYQSRLTAVEKQRIIEMVQQRLGLRKPVAYLTHSAWFCGLDFYVDERVIIPRSPIGELIQQGFTGILRTEPHRILDLCTGSGCIAIACAERFPNAEIDAIDLSTDALNVAEINIDRYQMAERVFPLQSDLFNRLPQDKYDLIITNPPYVDQEDLDSMPEEFQHEPELALGSGIDGLEITKRILAQSAEYLSDNGVLVCEVGNSMVHLIEQFPTVPFNWLEFQNGGLGVFSLTREQLLAHQALFNSQ
- the ppc gene encoding phosphoenolpyruvate carboxylase, giving the protein MHHQYESMRNNIHMLGDFLGETICDAQGSDILALIENIRKLSRASRGGDDTARKQLLDILSTISTENVIPVARAFSHFLNLTNIAEQYQTISRHNQDHSLSERSLGALFARLKAQQMPVGRVLEAIDKLLIDLVLTAHPTEVTRRSLVHKHVEINRCLSLLEHDDLTEQESTKYKRRLLQLIALAWHTNEIRTQRPTPVDEAKWGMAVIENSLWHAVPEFCRQINFHLEKHFGVQYSVSLSSVRFSSWMGGDRDGNPFVTAETTRQVLLMNRWKAAELFLNDIRNLTEELSVVQCTPEFREKYGGNLEPYRAVMRSLRTKLIKTVTYYGELLEGKPSTIHLQEILTQDEQLWQPLYDCYQSLIQCGVRIIANGGLLDCLRRVRCFGLGLTRLDIRQESSRHTMAIAEITRYIGLGDYAQWSEKEKQTFLIQELRSHRPLIPTNWQPSAETAEILATAQIIAKQPEGAISAYIISMAREASDVLAVHLLLKEMGCTQKIPVSPLFETLDDLNRCEKVMSELFEMDWYREIIDHQQMIMIGYSDSAKDAGMLAASWAQYRAQEALVNLCKKFDIELTLFHGRGGTIGRGGAPAHAALLSQPPGSLKNGLRVTEQGEMIRFKLGLPAVAIESLDLYASAILEANLFPPPEPKPQWREIMDQSADISCQCYRHIVRDEPNFVPYFRSATPELELSKLPLGSRPAKRNPNGGVESLRAIPWIFAWMQNRLMLPAWLGAGQALQQLIEQGNYPLLKEMCEQWPFFSTRIGMLEMVFSKTDLWLAEHYDQRLVAQQLHYLGNTLRSQLQKDIKTVLSLAHEGQLMADLPWIADSIALRNIYTDPLNLLQVELLYRLRKQGEITDPALEQALMITITGIAAGMRNTG
- a CDS encoding SDR family oxidoreductase encodes the protein MTNNKVWLVTGASSGLGLTTVKTLLAQGYRVAATTRDVEKLKIAVGYSGENFLPITMKITDEIDIQRGIADILSTFGRIDVTVNNAGYIQVGAIEELSDKEIRDNFDINVFGMMNVIRAVMAVYRQQKSGRFLNISSISGSTTAPGQAIYSATKAAVIMLSEAVDYEGRDFNVRSIAVCPGGLRTNFLGGSARFPEHPLNEYSSVRQYEQAYRGLHQNQSGDPEKAAAALIELAEAENPPLRIYLGADSFGGAVRKNQEIMQEMQEWQPLSLSTRYDS
- a CDS encoding DUF4298 domain-containing protein, producing MADVDIAYIQKMQDLYGKWVKLQPKLEKNIQQWQEAVAIMAELKPFYSNPKWIELYEMSEDELPLETNGNYSVLSQDALWNAFEEEQSLSSELKEILAKLEAQND